The Anaplasma platys genome segment CACCATGTGGTATTACAGCGCAGGTTTGGTGAAGCGGTGATGCCAGATATAATCGTGGCGGACATGCGTAACACCGAGCTGAAAAACGCCTGGCTCTCTACGGAGCTATACGAGAAAATATCCTCCACTATAGCCAAGGGGCATCAGGCTATGCTATTCCTCAATCGTCGGGGATATGCGAGATTAGTGCTATGTAAAAAATGTGGATATAAAGTAAATTGCCCGCATTGTAGCACTTGGTTGACAGAGCACCGGATATTGGGGTCTTTAATATGCCACTACTGCGGACATAGCCGCGCTATTTTACGGCAGTGTCCAGAGTGTCTAGAAGACAGTACTATGAACCCTTACGGAGTAGGTATTGAGAGAATAGCCGAAGGTATAGAAGAACTAATACCTGGCGTGAGAACTGCCATTCTCAGCAGCGATATCGGAACCAAAGAAGCTAATCGTGTAATCGAGCTGATTCTTGCTGGCGAAGTGGACATCATTATCGGGACCCAGATAATTGCTAAGGGGCATAACTTTCCCAAATTGACCTTGGTCGGCGTGGTAGATGCAGATTTAGGTTTGGGAAATAGCGACCTTCGGGCTGCTGAGAAAACATATCAACTGCTACACCAGGTTGCTGGTAGGTCAGGTAGGTATAAAGAAAAGGGACAGGTGGTGCTACAAACTTACGACCCTGAAAGCTCGGTAATAAAATCACTCATTTCAAGCAACCGGGAGGACTTTTACGCTGAAGAGTTAAAATCGAGAAAAATCGCTGACATGCCACCTTATGTAAGGTTGGTCTCGATAGTAATTTCCGGTAAGGAAGAGAACAAGGTCGTTAATGTTGCGCACGAAATAGCAAGGTATCTTTCTAACAGTGTCACAGTTTGGGGGCCAGCTCCAGCGCCCATAAGCCTGGTCAACAACATGTACAGGTATAGAATTCTCCTAAAGGTACCAAAGATGTCTGCGGTCAGGGGACTGCTGTCTATATGTCGCGAAAAATACAAGAAACTGCCAACAGTTCGTGTGGTTATTGATGTTGATCCCATTAATTTTATTTGACCCCCCTTGACGTTGCCGCAAGCTTGTAAAGGGGGTTCACATTGCTTGGTGACGCATGAGTGAGAATGATGCTCATGGTGAGGCGAATCTGGAGATTAATCAGCGTTGTCACTAATACCAGCACATTTGAGTTCTTTATCATTGCGTGGAAGTTTTTAGTGAGTTGTTGCTGAGATGTCACAGAGTTGTGCTGTCCTGAGAGGTGAAGTAGAAGCAGTTCAACCGCTGTGGGCAGATTGCCTTCCGCACCAGCGTTTTAGAGATAAGAGGTTATTGACTACTCTGATCATCTTGATAGAATGTGTGATCGGCGCGCTTTTCACGGGGGTTTTGGTGAGTAGGGTTTGTGATATTACGGGGACTTCGAAGTCATTTGGTAACAATGTTTCCCACTCCAACAGGAAGACTAAGAGAAGTTACCTTGTAAATCTGCATAACGTTACTTTGGTTAGCGAAGTCCTTGGGAGAAAGTTTAGAGTAAAAGTGGCGAGTCGCACGCTTCGCACTATCGACTATAAAGGGGGATTGGACCTCTATTTGTTGAACACTGCTTCTAGAAAGTTGACAGAGGAAGCTCAGAAGATAAAGAGAAAAATCAAGGCTGCTATCGCGGCTGGAAAATCAAAGCAGTGTGGTTCCCTATAGTTTCCGGCGTTCGCGGGGGATGCCGTTCATCAGGGTTTGGTTGCGTTCGCGTCCTGGTGGGTTTGCAGTACCTCGAT includes the following:
- the priA gene encoding primosomal protein N', producing the protein MIAEVVLPVPLDRAFYYLVRDDTNVSVGDYVSVPFGSRMAVGLVMQLQESVELEIELKYIQNRLDLPPIGAEFIGFIQWMSSYNIIPMGTVLKMVLGGMPSAKLLSKTRERLQGGGSTEERPSNHQLSEEQSTACAKILELSTGFNITVLDGKTGSGKTEVYCAAIRKLLLKSPGAQILILLPEIVLATQLMKRVFEHFSGHNPVEWHSGLTPKKRRENWLAVAYGAASIIVGARSALFLPYRDLKMIIVDEEHESSYKQDSGMVYNARDMAIVLAKAVKIPVVLCTATPALETMYNVEQGKYHHVVLQRRFGEAVMPDIIVADMRNTELKNAWLSTELYEKISSTIAKGHQAMLFLNRRGYARLVLCKKCGYKVNCPHCSTWLTEHRILGSLICHYCGHSRAILRQCPECLEDSTMNPYGVGIERIAEGIEELIPGVRTAILSSDIGTKEANRVIELILAGEVDIIIGTQIIAKGHNFPKLTLVGVVDADLGLGNSDLRAAEKTYQLLHQVAGRSGRYKEKGQVVLQTYDPESSVIKSLISSNREDFYAEELKSRKIADMPPYVRLVSIVISGKEENKVVNVAHEIARYLSNSVTVWGPAPAPISLVNNMYRYRILLKVPKMSAVRGLLSICREKYKKLPTVRVVIDVDPINFI
- the rpmB gene encoding 50S ribosomal protein L28 codes for the protein MSRVCDITGTSKSFGNNVSHSNRKTKRSYLVNLHNVTLVSEVLGRKFRVKVASRTLRTIDYKGGLDLYLLNTASRKLTEEAQKIKRKIKAAIAAGKSKQCGSL